In Malus sylvestris chromosome 16, drMalSylv7.2, whole genome shotgun sequence, the following are encoded in one genomic region:
- the LOC126607357 gene encoding AP2-like ethylene-responsive transcription factor At1g16060 has product MAKLSHQNQKLNANNNTNATAANNTTVTKVKRTRRSVPRDSPPQRSSIYRGVTRHRWTGRYEAHLWDKNCWNETQNKKGRQVYLGAYDDEEAAAHAYDLAALKYWGQDTILNFPVSTYPKELKEMEGQSREEYIGSLRRKSSGFSRGVSKYRGVARHHHNGRWEARIGRVFGNKYLYLGTYATQEEAATAYDMAAIEYRGLNAVTNFDLSRYIKWLKPNGPNNSENSGQPNTTIEAKLPNVARNPIDHDRGLSFFHNLAYSPAETMTTAQPRPTTATSALGLLLQSSKFKEMMEMTTATDLSSQPELSTPQCTFPDDIQTYFDCQDSSSYAEGDDVIFSELNSFMTPMFQCDFTT; this is encoded by the exons ATGGCAAAGTTATCTCATCAAAACCAGAAACTCAATGCAAACAATAACACTAATGCTACTGCAGCTAATAACACTACTGTCACAAAGGTCAAACGAACAAGGAGAAGTGTCCCAAGGGACTCCCCTCCTCAACGTAGCTCAATTTATCGTGGGGTCACCAG GCACAGATGGACTGGCCGATACGAGGCTCATTTGTGGGATAAGAATTGCTGGAATGAAACACAAAACAAGAAGGGTCGCCAAG TCTACCTTG GCGCCTATGATGATGAGGAAGCTGCAGCACATGCTTATGACTTAGCAGCTCTTAAGTACTGGGGTCAAGATACCATTCTTAACTTTCCG GTATCGACATATCCAAAAGAACTGAAAGAAATGGAAGGTCAATCAAGAGAGGAATATATTGGATCATTGAGAAG GAAGAGCAGTGGTTTTTCTCGGGGAGTTTCGAAGTATAGAGGTGTTGCAAG ACATCATCACAACGGACGATGGGAAGCTCGAATTGGACGAGTCTTTGGAAACAAGTACCTCTATCTCGGGACATATG CTACCCAAGAAGAAGCCGCAACAGCATATGATATGGCGGCTATAGAGTACCGTGGGCTCAATGCCGTCACAAACTTTGACCTCAGCCGTTACATCAAATGGCTAAAACCTAATGGTCCTAACAACAGCGAAAATTCCGGTCAGCCTAACACTACTATTGAGGCTAAATTGCCCAATGTCGCCCGAAACCCTATCGATCATGATCGTGGACTTAGCTTCTTTCACAACCTTGCATATAGTCCGGCAGAAACCATGACCACGGCTCAGCCTAGACCAACCACTGCCACATCAGCCCTAGGGCTCCTTCTTCAGTCGTCAAAGTTCAAGGAGATGATGGAAATGACAACAGCCACCGATTTGTCATCGCAGCCGGAGTTGAGCACACCACAGTGCACATTTCCCGATGACATACAGACTTACTTTGACTGCCAAGATTCTAGCAGCTACGCTGAGGGAGACGACGTTATTTTCAGTGAGCTCAATTCATTCATGACACCCATGTTCCAGTGTGACTTCACCACTTAA